The following nucleotide sequence is from Rhodospirillales bacterium RIFCSPLOWO2_02_FULL_58_16.
GCCGTCGGGCATTGATGCGCACTCGGATGCGGTCTACGCCAAGGGAGCCGACAACTTCTTCAGGATGATCGAGAGCGGCATTTTGATGCGCGATCCTGTGCCTTGTTATTACGTTTACCGGCTGACCATGGGCGGCCATTCACAGACCGGGCTGGTGGCGGCGGCCTCANNNNNNNNNNNNNNNNNNNNNNNNNNNNNNCGAGTTCACCCGCCCCGACAAGGAAGACGACCGGGTCAGGCACATAGAGACATTACGCGCCCAGACCGGCCCGGTGATGCTGGCCCATCAGCCCAACGCCAAGGCCGCCTCTATCATCAGGCTGGCGTGCGCCCTGCCGCCCGACCTTGAGACGGTCGCCGACAACGACGTCACCCATGTGCTGTGGGTGGTTTCCCGGCCGGAATGGGTGGCGGCCCTTACCGCCGCCTTCGCCGACGTCAAGGCGCTGTACATCGCCGACGGCCATCACCGTTCGGCGGCGGCCTCGCGGGTGGCGGCGGCCATGCGTCAAGCCAACCCGGCCCATCGGGGCGACGAGGCCTATAACTCGTTCATGGTGGTCACCTTCCCCAAGGACGAAATGCAGATACTCGATTACAACAGAGTGGTGCGCGACCTCAACGGCCTGACGGCGGCGGAGTTTATTGACAGGCTGGAGGTCAACTTCGACATCAGGAATGTCAAAGAACCGGCCCGGCCCGCCGCTCCCGGCCAATTCGGCCTTTACCTGGAAGGCCGCTGGCGCTTGCTGACTCTGCGCCATCAGCCGCCCGCGAACGTCAATCCGGTGGAAAAGCTGGATGTCAGCCTGCTTTATGATCTGGTGTTGTCGCCGGTCCTCGGCATCGGCGACCAGCGCACCGATTCCCGCATCGACTTCGTCGGCGGAATGCGCGGACTGAAGGGGTTGGCGGCGCGGGTCGATAGCGGCGAGATGGCGGTGGCCTTCGCCATGTTCGCCACCTCCATGGATGATCTGATGGCGGTGGCCGAGGCCGGCGAAGTGATGCCTCCCAAGTCCACCTGGTTCGAGCCTAAGCTGGCCGACGGACTGGTCTGCAATATGCTGTAACGGACGGCGGACCTTACTCTATTGTTATGTCTTTAATAGAACGTTGAAATCCGGCAGAATAGAGTTATGAGTACGGTTATTTCACTCGCCGCTGCGATCAAGCGACTTTCGTCTCACGCTGATGATCTTCGGCGGCAAGGCATTGCTCACGCCGCCGTGTTCGGCTCTATCGTGCGCGGCGAGGCAAGGACTGACAGCGACATTGATGTTCTGGTCGATCTGGACCCGGATGCCGAGTTGACCTTGCTGGACTATGTGACACTTCAGTCCCGCCTTGAGGAAATACTTTGTTTCCCGGTGGATATGGTAAACCGTAAAACCTTGAAACCGTTTCTGCGTGATAACATCATCGCGGAGGCGGTCAATGCCTTCTAAGAACCCCCGCCAACGTCTTCAGGATATCATCGAAAACATTGAATTAATCAAAAGATTCGTATCGGGCATGACGGCGGAATCCTTTGTCGCCGATATCAAGACGGTCTATGCCGTTGAACGTGCAATCCTTGTTATTTCCGAAGCAGTGCGCAAACTGCCTGACGAAATTAAAAAGCGAAACACCGACATTGATCGGATCGCCGCCGCCGGTATCGGCAATAAAATAAGACATGATTACGATTCTATTGATGAAATGATAGTCTGGAATACCGTACAGGAAAGTATAGAGGCGCTCCGCGCCGCCGTGGAAGCGGAAGTCCGGCGATTGGCCGACTAATCGCAAGGATGAAACCGCCCGCCTCTTTCGTCCTTATCGTCACCGGCCCGACGGCTTCCGGCAAGTCGGCGCTGGCGACGGATGCGGCGCTGGAGTTCAACGGGGTCGTCATCAACGGCGATTCCATGCAGGTCTACGGGGAGCTTAACATCCTCAGCGCCCGGCCTTCCACGGACGACATGGCGCGGGTTCCGCACAGGTTGTTCGGAGTGCTGGCGGCGACGGAGACATGCTCGGCGGGGCGCTGGACGGCGATGGCGAAGGCCGAGATCGAGGCGGCGTGGGACCGGGGCCTGCTGCCCATCATCACCGGCGGAACCGGACTTTACCTGAAGGCGCTGATCACGGGGCTGGTTTCCATCCCCGCCATCCCCGACGCCGTGCGCCGGGAAGCCCGCGAACTTCTCCGACGCCTGGGGCCGGAGGCCTTCCGCGAGGAACTGCGTAAACTATCGCCGCAGGACGCGGAGCGTATTCCCGCTTCCGATCCTCAACGGCTGGCCCGTGCTTTCGAGGTGGTGAAGGCGACCGGCCGGGAACTGTCCCAATGGCAGGACATGCC
It contains:
- a CDS encoding nucleotidyltransferase; this encodes MSTVISLAAAIKRLSSHADDLRRQGIAHAAVFGSIVRGEARTDSDIDVLVDLDPDAELTLLDYVTLQSRLEEILCFPVDMVNRKTLKPFLRDNIIAEAVNAF
- a CDS encoding tRNA (adenosine(37)-N6)-dimethylallyltransferase MiaA, with the protein product MKPPASFVLIVTGPTASGKSALATDAALEFNGVVINGDSMQVYGELNILSARPSTDDMARVPHRLFGVLAATETCSAGRWTAMAKAEIEAAWDRGLLPIITGGTGLYLKALITGLVSIPAIPDAVRREARELLRRLGPEAFREELRKLSPQDAERIPASDPQRLARAFEVVKATGRELSQWQDMPAAPPLPQAEFAAVVLTPPRADLYAAIDARFDRMIAAGALDEARSLMGADKDLPAMKALGASELLAHLEGLLTLAEAVEKAKRASRNFAKRQLTWLRHQDIGCRAETYSAQYSESIKADIFSFIRNSLLTTQS